The genome window CAGTCGAAATCGTACTCAGCAAGGGCGTCCCGGTGGCCGACGACGTTTCGCGGGAACACGAACGATTCGAGCGAAAGGCCGTGGCGATCTGCGACCGAGACGCAACGCTCGAGTTCAGCGTCGACGACGGCTCGGTCGGTCGACTGGTCGAAGACGACGTGCGAAAACGTGTGACAACCGATCTCATGGGAAGGTCGGCCGTTCCGAACGGCCGCGACGAGATCGAGCCCGTACCAGCGATCGTCGTCCTCGAACGAGCCGCCCGGCTCGCGCTCGAACCAGCCGTCTGCGGCCGCGGGGTGGTCGGCGTGACGACCGTCACAGGACTCAAGCAGCAGGTGGCCAACCACGCCCCAGGTCGCCGGGACGTCGTAGTCCTCGAGCAGTTCGAGCAGCCGCTGCCACCCCCATCGAGCGTTCCGAATCCGCTGTCTCGGTGGTTCAGGGAGGTCGTGAAACCCCCAGGCGAGTTCGGCGTCGACCGAGAGGACTACGCTTCCCATCGACCCTCCCGTCCCAGGAACGCGGCCGTAACTTCTCGAGCCAGTGAGCGAGTTCGGTCGTCGCTGTGGTGCCTTCGGTCGGCTTTCAACAGCCAGCGACAGTGAGGGCGGTGCAGCCCGTCGACGTGGGGTCTATGATACAGTCGCGGCTCGTTCGGATCGGCTAGGTGTCTCGAGTCGGTCATTGGTCTTGCCTCTCGCGGTGGACCGCCGATCGGACGGTCGTCCCGTTTGACGTGTTACTGCCGATGAATTTGTAAGTATGAACGTGATTCTGTGTGAGTCGTTCGGTAGGACCTCATTACGGGCCAGCGGAAGGCTCGAAACCGGCGTTAGTCACTCGAGGCGAGCTACCGGCGACGGCGTAACCTGAGGAATCGGGTCGAGTACCCCATTCTTAACTAACGTTCAACGATGCGTGAATGTCGCTATGGCGATTTCCGTATCGGGACGACGGGACGGGTTCACAGGACCGGCCCGAAACGACGAAACCGCGGTCGGCGCGTCGAGCAGTGCTGCCCGGGCAACGAGTTCCGTCACCCGAGCGGTCGAAGCGCGCGCTCGACCAGCAGGTGATTCGAATGGGTAATGATGAATGGACCGATCGATCGTTCGCCGTCCCGGCATGTACCGCACCGAGTAGCACCGCCTGCCTGCGCTCGCTCGGCCGGCGAGGCATTCGTGGAATTACCCTCACAGACCGTGGGACCGCTCCTGCCGCCCGTTCGAGATACTGTGACGAGGCCGTCCGCGTGCCCGACCCCTACGAGAACCTGCTCGGGTTCAAATCCGCACTCGAGTCGATCGCGATGCGCCCCGACGTCGCGACGATTATCCCCGTCCGAGACGTCGACGTCTACGTCCTCGCAAAGTACAAATCCGATTTCGCAGCGCACGTCGCGACGCCGTGGCCGGATCTCGAGACGCTCCGGCAGGTCCACGACCGCGTCGAGCTCTTCGATATCGCCGAGGATGCGGGCGTGTCGACGCCGGATACCAGACTGCTCGACGAGCCGACCGACTGGAACCGTGAGTGGATCGTCAAAGCACGGTATGCGATACTCGTCGACGAGTACGTCGACCAGTATGGGCCAGAGCAGTTCGACTCTCCGCCGAAAACCGAGTACCTCCAGCCCGGCATCGAGCCCGATTACGAGGTCCTCGAGCGTGCGATGGGGCATCGACCGATCGTCCAGGAGTACGTCCCCACGACCGACGAGTACGGCTTTTTCGCCCTCTACGACCACGGCGAGCCAGTCGCAACCTTCCAGCACCGCCAGATCCGTGGCTACAGTTACGCCGGTGGCGCGAGTTCGTTCCGCGAGTCGATCCGAATCCCCGAACTCGAGGAAACGGGGCGAGCGTTGCTCGACGAACTCGAGTGGCACGGCCTCGCGATGGTCGAGTTTCTCAGAGACGACGAGACGGGTGAGTTCAAGCTCATGGAGATCAACCCCCGATTCTGGTCGTCGCTGCCGTTTTCGATCCAGGCCGGGGCGGACTTTCCGTACTACTACTGGCTGCTCGCGACCGACCGGAAAGACCACATCGACCACGAGTACGAGGCTGGTATGGCTGGTCATCTGTTGCGGGGTGAACTGCTCTATCTGCGCTCGGTGCTGTTCGAGGAGTACGACCTGGCCGAGAAGCCGCCGTTGTCCCAGGCAACGGGCGACATCGCGCGGACGATCGTCGAGCATCCACGATTCGACTACGCCAGTCTCGACGATCCCCGTCCGTTCATCAGGGACCTCTGGAACGCCTACGACGAGTACAAACACCGCGGCACGATCAAGTGAGGAGTAGCCGGCGTCCCCGCCCGCACAAAAACACAAGCAGAGGTGGTGCCGTCTCGAGGGGCACCCAGCCTAACGCAGTAGCGGACCCCCTTCTCCCGATCCGTCGCTAATTCGCCGATCGACACCTCGAGAAGAACGGATTCGACACCCAAGCGACCGCATCGCGCGCTCGCGGCTCAGTACACCTCGTCCGGTCGTCAGTCCATGTATCCCAGGCCGCGCAAGCGATCCTCTACGTCCCCGAAATCGTCGTCGGCCGTTTCGGTGCCCTCACTCGTCGCGACGTCGACGTCCTCGACGGTCGGATCGCGCGCCGTCGAGAAGAGGTCGGTTCGGACCGTTCCGTCGACGTGATCTGGGATCGACTCGCCGACGCTGTGAAGCAGCGTCGGGGCGACGTCGACGACCTCGAGGCCGTCGACCGGTCCCGTCGCCTCGATGCCGGGGCCGTACGCGAAGAAGACGCCCTCGCTGCGGTGACTCGCTGCCTTGGTACCCGCCGGGGTGAACACCTGCGCTGCGATCTTCGTCTTGTGTTCGTAGCCGTCTCGCCCGACGACGACGAGGTCCGGCGAGTCGTCGTCGGTCGAGAACACCTCGTCGCCGTCGGAGACCGACAGCGCGGGCTCCCCGGTTTCGGGATCGGTCAGGTCCTCGAACAGAGTCTGCAACTCGCGTTTGACCGACTGGACGTCTTCGGGGGCAACGGTGCCGCGGTCGAATCGCTCGGTGTCGTTGACGTAGACGTAGCCCGGTCCGTGAGCGAAGGCGACCGTCTCAGAGAAGTCGACGTCGTACAGCGCGTGCTCGCCCGGCACCTGCTCTGCGATGCCGTCGACGAGCCGTTTCGGGAGGGTCTTGACGACCCGCTTCTCGTCGATCCCCACTCGCTTGACGGCGTTCAGGAGGTTCGATTTGGTGACCCCAAGCTGTGACAGCGAGTTTCGAGTCGCGTTCTGGGACTTTTGCTCGAGGTAGCCCGCCTCCGAAAGCACGGTGTTCAGGTGAACGAACTGCGATATCGGACCGAAGCCGTGGTCGGAGACGACGTAGAGTGTGGCGTCGTGTGCGTCGACGTAGTCGAGGACGTCCTCCAGAATGTCGTCGAGCTGGAGGTAGTGTTCGAGGACGACGTCTTCCTCCCAGATGAGGTGCTGGAGTCGGTCGGGAGCCGTGTAGACGAAAAAGAACAGTCGCCAGTCATCGATCTCCATGAGCCGGTCCATCAGTGCCCGACGGGCAGCGAGCAGCGACCCGAGGTCCGCCGTAAAACGCTCTTCGGCGTCGGCGTAGTCGTACCAGTTAAGTCCGATCTGATACGACGGAATCTCGGCCTCGATCTCGTCCACCAGTTCAGGCGGGTGGGTAAACCGCTCGTTCATCGACGGGGCAATCATCCCCGAAACCATGGTGCCGTCAATCTCGCTCGCCGGATAGGACATCGGCACGTTCCCGACGGTCGCCGGCGAGAGCAGATCCCACAGCGCCGGTCGCTCGAGTGACGTGCTCGTGTTCATTTCGGGCGTGTAGTCGGACTCGACCCGCTGGAAGCCGTAGATCCCGTGTTTGTCCGGCCAGACGCCGGTCGCGATCGACGGCCAGGCGGTCGGCGTCGTCGGCGGCGTCGTGCTCTCGAGTGGGGCAGCGACCCCTTCTTCGATGAGTCGTTCGAAGTTCGGCAGCGTTCCCGCCGCGGCCCAGTCCGACAGGAGGGTCCAGGGGACGCCGTCGATACCGAGAACGAACGCCCGACCGGCCTCACTGGAGTCGACAGTCATGAATCAGATACGGTCTCACCGCTGTGAGACTTTGTTATCCCTCGAGTTACCCCGAGTAGTACCGACCTACGCTCGACGGGGAGTGAAGTAGTCGCCGTCGGATCACGATTCGTGTCGGCGTACCCCGTCGAACCCGCATCTGCTCGAGTCCGTTCGGTGGGTCTCGAAACGACGCGCCGACGTCGAGACTGTCAGCGAGCGTCGTACTCGAGGTCGACGGTCGCGTCGCCGGAGAGCCAGAAGCCGGTCACGTCGCCGGTGAATCGGTAGGCGTCTTTCGTTCCGTCGACGGTGCCCTCGACGGCCCCGCCGTCGACCACCGTATCGTCGTCGATCGTTGCGCCACGGTAGGTCGAGGGTTCGACCGCGCCAGAGACCTCGAACGAGTAGGTGCTCGGCCCGTCGGCGTCGGTACCGTCGATGACGATCGCCTTCCGTAACGCCTCGTTCGAGTCGTCACCGCCGTTCTCGTTTCCCGCTTCGTCCTCCGAGTCGCCGTTACTGCCGTTCTCGTTTCCCGCCGTCTCCTCGAGAATCTCGTCGGGGTCCATCCGTTCGCTATCGAGTTCGACCCACATCACGTCGGGCTGTTCGATGTCGATCGACGTGATCGGCCCGTCGACGAGGAACGCGTCACCCTGGCCGCCGCCGCTGACACCACCCGCTCGCCAGGTGCCGTCGTCTGCCTCCTCGACGAAGTCTTCGGCAACGAAGGTGCCACCCTCGATGCTGCCACCGGACGGTGTCTCGTAATCCGCTTTTGCGAACTCGACTGGTGCGTCCGCCGTGAACTCGTAGCCGGCAAGCCTCGCGTTCGGCTCCGTGACGAACGCGAGGAGGCGCTCATTTCCCTCTTCGTCCTCCTCGTCCGAATCGTCCTCGGTGTCGTCGCCGGCGGTTTCGTCGACGATTTCCTCGGGGTCCATCCGTTCGCCGTCGAGTTCGACCCACATCACGTCGGGCTGCTCGAGGTCGATCGACGTGATCGGCCCGTCGACGAGGAACGCGTCACCCTGGCCGCCGCCGGTGACGCCGCCCGCCCGCCAGCCCTCGCCGTCTTCGTCGACGAAGTCTTCCGCCTCGAACGTCCCGCCTTCGATACTGCCGCCGGAGGGGGTTTCGTACGGCGCTTCGGCAAACTCGACCGGGCCATCCGCCGTGAACTCGTAGCCGGCGAGTTGGGCCTCGGGCTCGGTGACGAACGCCAGCAGGTGCTCGTCGCCGCCCTCGAGGTCGTCTTCGTCGTCGGTCTCGTCCTCGTCGTCACCGTCGTCTGGCTCGCCGGATGATGGTGGTTCGGACGAGCCAGACGAGCCCGACGCGGCGTCCTCCGCAGTGAGGGGGACGCCCTCGATGGCTTCGGGCTCGGATCGCTGAGGGGAACCGGCGGACTCGCCGAGGACCTGTCCGGAGTGCTCGACGGTGGTCCCGAAGCGAGTGTCGGTCACTCGAGCGCGCGCGTTCGCCCCCCAGTGGCCGTCGCCGGTCCCGACGTCGCCGAGGCGTGCGTTCGAGAAGTCACAGTCGATCGCCTCGGTCTCCTCGTAGAAGCCCCAGAAGTTACGATCGCAGCCGACGGCGACGCAGTTCTCGACGTACGAGCCGTTCGTCCCGATCCGGAACCCACCTGCACGACAGTCCGCCGCGAAGGAGTTCGTGATGTGCACTTCACCGCCGGCACCGGTGCTCGAGTGATTCGATGGGTTGCCGGGGCCGCTGCCGTAGATGGCGTTGTCGGGGTAGCCCTGGATGTTTACCCGGTCGATCTCGAGGACACCGGCGTGGTTCGGCGAGACGAAGATCCCGGTCGCGCCGGGGTACGTGTCGTCGTGGGCACCGTCACCCAGGTAGAGGTTCTCGATACGGGCCGAGCCGCCGGCGTCGGGAACGCTCACGATCAGGGGTTCGGCCTTGTCGTAGCCGTCCCAGACACCACGGACGCCGACGTTGCGGATCGTCCAGTTGCTCCCGACCGCGTTGATCTGGTATCGCGCCCCGCTGGCGCTGATATCGATCACGGTGTTCTCGAGCGTGTCGCCGGTGCCGAGTTGTACCCGGTAGGTGTCTCCTGCTGGGACTCGGATCACGTCGTAGTCTTCGTCGGCGGCGGCCGTTCCCGCACCGATGGCCCCCATCGTTACCGCCCCCGCGGCCACCTTCAGCCACGAGCGTCGATCGAGGAGTGCCTTGCCAGAGAAGGGGGATACTGCATCCTGCTTGTCGGTCATACGTCTCGAGCGAAGACCGTCCAGCCGAAGTAAGAATCCGTTAACCTGGTCAGTCTTTAAATCCAGAGGGTCAGCTAAAGAGAACCCTCAGAATCGTCTGAAAGTTCATGCGACCCTCACGCTCGCCGTCGTCGTCGGGTGCCGTTTCGTCCGACTCGTCGTCTCGCTCGTCCGCTTCGTCGTCGGTTTGATCGTCCGAATCGTCCGGTGTCTCCCCCTCGTCTGCCGGCTCTTCCTGATCGCTCTGGTCTCCATCGTCGTCGGAGTCGGTGGGGTCGCTCGCGGTGCCAGCGGCAGCTTCCTCGGCGGTCAGGGGAACCCCGTCGACGTCTTCGGGTTCGGATCGGTCGACATCGTCGGCCGACTCGCCGACCACGCTGCCGGAGTGTTCGACGCTCGTCTCGAAGCGCGTGTCCGTGACGACGACCGACGCGTTTTCGCCCCAGTGGCCGTCCCCGGTGCCGATGTCACCCATCTCGGCGTCGGAGAAGTCACAGTCGATGACCTCGGTTTCCTCGTAGAAGCCCCAGAAGTTACGATCACAGCCGACGGCGACGCAGTTCTCGGCGTACGAACCGTTCGTCCCGATGCGGAACCCACCTGCACGACAGTCTGCCGCGAAGGAGTTCGTGATGTGAACCTCACCGCCGGCACCCTGCGTCGAGTGGTTCGACGGATTGCCGGGGCCACTGCCGTAAATGGCATTGTCGGGGTAGCCCTGGATATTTACCCGGTCGATCTCGAGAACGCCCGCGTGGCCCGGCGAGACGAAGATCCCGGTCGCGCCTGGATACGTATCGTCGTGAGCACCATCACCCAGATAGAGGTTCTCGATGCGAGCCGAGCTACCAGCGTCGGGGACGCTGACAGAGATCGGTTCGGCCTTCTCGTGGCCGTCCCAGACGCCGCTGACGCCGACGTTTCGAATCTGCCAGTCAGAGCCCGTGGCAGTAATCTGATACTGAGCGCCATCAGCCGAGATGTCGATCAGGGTGTTCTCGAGCGTGTCGCCGTCGCCGAGTTGGACCGTATACGTGTCGCCAGCCGAAACCTCGATCACGTCGTAGTCCTCCTCGGCAGCCGCCGAGCCGACGCCGACGGCGCTTAGTACAGCCGCGCCTGCGGCGACTTTCAGGTACGAACGGCGGTCGAGTGCGGGTCGATCGTCCACGAACGTCGCTGTATCGCTCATACACTCCCTGCGAAGAACGTCTGGTGGAAGTAAGACTCCGTTAATCAGACCAGTCTTTAACAAAGACTGTCGGCTGGTATCGACTCTCAGGAAAACCGATCGGGTGCGTCCAGCGAATCCTGCGACGACGGAAAAGACGGGCGGCGGGCGTCGGTTAGCTGAGCTGTGAGACCGCCCACCGGAGGTCGAGCATGCCGCTGCCGACCGCCAGCATCAGCCAGGCGACGACGCCGACGGCCACGAGCGCGACCAGCGAGACGATACTCGAGACGTACGGCAACAACAGCACGACGACGAGCGCCATGCCGACGGCGACGGTACACGTCTTGAACGCCGTTCCGACGAGCCGCCGGACGGACAGCGACAGCTCGCTGTGGATCAGATAGAGGTTGACCGTTGCCATGATCGCGTAGCTGATCACCGTCGAGATCGCTGCACCGACCGGCCCGATCGTCGGGATCAGGGCAATGTTGAGCCCGACATTGATCGTCGCCGCACTGCCTTTCGACATCGCCCGATGTCGGGCACGGCCGAGGAAGTCGAGTGCCCCGTTGGTGAGTTTGTTGATCGACTCGAGGACGACGAACAGGGCGAGGACCTGAACGATCGGGATCGCACCGAGGTAGTCCGGCCCGAAGACGTGTCTGATCGCCGGGTCGGCGACGAGTACGATCCCCGTCGCAGCAGGGATGTAAAACAGCAGGGTGTGCTCGAAGGTCGTCTCGTAGATCCGGGCGGCACGATCCAGATCGTCGGTCGACTTCGACTCACCGAACGTCGGCGCAAGCGCAAACCCGAGCGAACTGGCCGGCGCTGCGACGAACTCCGTCAGTTGCTTGGCCAGCGTGTAGTATGCGACCGCGACGGGCGTCAGGAACGCCCCTACGAGGACGATGTCGACGCGTTTGAACATGATCGACGACGCGCCGGTGATCGACAGCGGCAGGCTATACTCGAGGAGGCGTCGCGTGAGCCCCGTCTCGCTCGAGTCGTTACGGTCGATCTCGGTGGTTTTGGGATCGTCGTCCGACTCGTCAGCGAGTCGGTCGGTCGGAATGTGAGCGAGCCAGCGATAGAGGACGAGCAGGCCAACGACCGCTCCGAGCCCGTAGCCAATGGTGTAGCCGAGAATCGCACCGGGGACACCGTATCCGAGAGCCAGAAAGCCGACGACGAACGTGAGATGGCCCAGGTTCGAGACGATCGAGAGTCCCGCACTCCAGGAGACGCGGTTGAACCCCTGGCACAGGAAATAGGCGTACGATCGCAGGGTGCGAGCAACGATGAATCCCACCCCGAGCACGAGCAATGTCAGCAGTTCGGGTTCACCGACCCAGGCGGCGATCGATTGCCGGAACGCAACGAAGACACCGGATACGATCACGATCGCTACGAGATTGAACAGCAGCGACCGGCGGACGATGAGCGGGACCTTCGAGGGGTCCGTCTTCCGGTACTCGGTCACGTACCTGGCCGCCGACTTGGCGAGTCCGAACTGGCTGAAAAAGATCGCGATGCTGATGATCGAAATCGCCAGGTAGAGCAGTCCGTACTCCTCGCTCGTCAGGAACACCCGAGTCAACAGCAGGATCAACAGACCGTTGACGCCGACCTCGACGACTTTCGCCACCAGGTTCGCCTTGAAGCCGCTGGCGATCCGCGCCGTCACCGACATCGATTGCGTTCCTGCAGCGAACCTGGTCCCAAAAGTCGCTCGAGTCGGACCCCACCGATCCAATCGGGCACATCCGGTCCCATCACGCTTCGTCCGCTATCACGGCCGGCTGACCGCCGTTGGGACGCCGGGACCCGAGTCGAACCGTCCGTATCGAACGCTGAAAGTGGTCGGACCATGTCATCGAAGCTACGCGAACAGTCACCTGATCGACACCTTGTTATAGCCCTGTTACCGTCGAGAACGCCGGGTAATCCCGAGGACAAAGGAGCCAACGCACGACAGCGCCATCTCGTTCGCTTCAGGCCGGAGCTAACCCAGGTCGGACCAGAGAGAGTGAGTATGGAATCGGTCATGAACACCAACCGATCGGACCGACCGACGACGGCAGCTTCTCGGCCGTGCTACCGGCGAGTCCGCAGACAGTCGATCCGTCGGCCGTGCTGGCCACCACGGCCTGCACCTCGTGCAACCGTCCAAAGGGACTAACACAGCGTTCGTGGAACGGAGGATCGATGTCACCCCTCTCGGACAAGCGCGTGCTCGTGACTGGGGGTGCTGGCTTCATCGGCTCGCACCTGGCCCGACGCCTCACACCCGACGCCGACGTGGTCGTCCTCGACTCCCTCGAGAACGGCGATCCAGGCGCAGTTCCCGCCGACACAACGCTCCTCGAGGCCGATCTTCGAGACACCGACGCCCTCGCCGAGGCGATGGTCGGCGTCGACGTCGTCTTCCACCAGGCGGCACTCGTCAGCGTCGGCGCGTCCGTCTCAGATCCAACCACCTCCCACGTGACGAATGTCGACGGAACGATCGCCGTCCTCGAGGCGGCTCGCGACGCGGACGCCCGGGCCGTGCTCGCCTCGAGCGCGGCGATCTACGGCGACCCCGAGACGGTCCCGATCCCCGAGTCCGCGCCGAAACAGCCCCAGTCACCGTACGGCCTCGAAAAGCTGACCGTCGACCACTACGCGAGACTCTATCACGACCTCTACGGCCTCGAGACGGTCGCGCTGCGGTATTTCAACGTCTACGGGCCAGGCCAGCGAGGCGGCGACTACAGCGGCGTCATCGACGTTTTTCTCGAGCAAGCACGACGGAACGAGCCCATCACGGTCCATGGTGCGGGCACGCAGACCCGTGATTTCGTCCACGTCGACGACGTCGTCGAGGCCAACTGCCTCGCGGCGACGACCGATCGCGTCGGTAAGGCGTACAACGTCGCGACCGGCGATGCCGTCTCCGTGCGCGAACTTGCGGAACTGATCCGGAAGGTGACTGGCTCCGACTCGGAAATCGTCCACACCGATCCGCGCGAAGGCGACGTCGAACGCAGCCGTGCAGATCTCTCGAACGTCCGGGAGCGTCTGGGATACGAG of Natrarchaeobaculum sulfurireducens contains these proteins:
- a CDS encoding alkaline phosphatase family protein, producing MTVDSSEAGRAFVLGIDGVPWTLLSDWAAAGTLPNFERLIEEGVAAPLESTTPPTTPTAWPSIATGVWPDKHGIYGFQRVESDYTPEMNTSTSLERPALWDLLSPATVGNVPMSYPASEIDGTMVSGMIAPSMNERFTHPPELVDEIEAEIPSYQIGLNWYDYADAEERFTADLGSLLAARRALMDRLMEIDDWRLFFFVYTAPDRLQHLIWEEDVVLEHYLQLDDILEDVLDYVDAHDATLYVVSDHGFGPISQFVHLNTVLSEAGYLEQKSQNATRNSLSQLGVTKSNLLNAVKRVGIDEKRVVKTLPKRLVDGIAEQVPGEHALYDVDFSETVAFAHGPGYVYVNDTERFDRGTVAPEDVQSVKRELQTLFEDLTDPETGEPALSVSDGDEVFSTDDDSPDLVVVGRDGYEHKTKIAAQVFTPAGTKAASHRSEGVFFAYGPGIEATGPVDGLEVVDVAPTLLHSVGESIPDHVDGTVRTDLFSTARDPTVEDVDVATSEGTETADDDFGDVEDRLRGLGYMD
- a CDS encoding carboxylate--amine ligase, with amino-acid sequence MGNDEWTDRSFAVPACTAPSSTACLRSLGRRGIRGITLTDRGTAPAARSRYCDEAVRVPDPYENLLGFKSALESIAMRPDVATIIPVRDVDVYVLAKYKSDFAAHVATPWPDLETLRQVHDRVELFDIAEDAGVSTPDTRLLDEPTDWNREWIVKARYAILVDEYVDQYGPEQFDSPPKTEYLQPGIEPDYEVLERAMGHRPIVQEYVPTTDEYGFFALYDHGEPVATFQHRQIRGYSYAGGASSFRESIRIPELEETGRALLDELEWHGLAMVEFLRDDETGEFKLMEINPRFWSSLPFSIQAGADFPYYYWLLATDRKDHIDHEYEAGMAGHLLRGELLYLRSVLFEEYDLAEKPPLSQATGDIARTIVEHPRFDYASLDDPRPFIRDLWNAYDEYKHRGTIK
- a CDS encoding polysaccharide deacetylase family protein, encoding MGSVVLSVDAELAWGFHDLPEPPRQRIRNARWGWQRLLELLEDYDVPATWGVVGHLLLESCDGRHADHPAAADGWFEREPGGSFEDDDRWYGLDLVAAVRNGRPSHEIGCHTFSHVVFDQSTDRAVVDAELERCVSVADRHGLSLESFVFPRNVVGHRDALAEYDFDCYRGIGPPRWYDHSRFYRPGKLASFVAGRTPPPLVVPEIDEHGLVNVPASLCLFSFEGTARSVVEPFVGDPVLRKAKLGIDAAASSDGICHFWLHPNDITSTRDVRRLRRIFTYLEAKRDETPLQVETMAGVARRVSPDEATRPAETVADESVPVPRPSSHSASGR
- a CDS encoding NAD-dependent epimerase/dehydratase family protein, yielding MSPLSDKRVLVTGGAGFIGSHLARRLTPDADVVVLDSLENGDPGAVPADTTLLEADLRDTDALAEAMVGVDVVFHQAALVSVGASVSDPTTSHVTNVDGTIAVLEAARDADARAVLASSAAIYGDPETVPIPESAPKQPQSPYGLEKLTVDHYARLYHDLYGLETVALRYFNVYGPGQRGGDYSGVIDVFLEQARRNEPITVHGAGTQTRDFVHVDDVVEANCLAATTDRVGKAYNVATGDAVSVRELAELIRKVTGSDSEIVHTDPREGDVERSRADLSNVRERLGYEPSISLEEGLRELASARDAAVVDHTDGAD
- a CDS encoding flippase, whose translation is MSVTARIASGFKANLVAKVVEVGVNGLLILLLTRVFLTSEEYGLLYLAISIISIAIFFSQFGLAKSAARYVTEYRKTDPSKVPLIVRRSLLFNLVAIVIVSGVFVAFRQSIAAWVGEPELLTLLVLGVGFIVARTLRSYAYFLCQGFNRVSWSAGLSIVSNLGHLTFVVGFLALGYGVPGAILGYTIGYGLGAVVGLLVLYRWLAHIPTDRLADESDDDPKTTEIDRNDSSETGLTRRLLEYSLPLSITGASSIMFKRVDIVLVGAFLTPVAVAYYTLAKQLTEFVAAPASSLGFALAPTFGESKSTDDLDRAARIYETTFEHTLLFYIPAATGIVLVADPAIRHVFGPDYLGAIPIVQVLALFVVLESINKLTNGALDFLGRARHRAMSKGSAATINVGLNIALIPTIGPVGAAISTVISYAIMATVNLYLIHSELSLSVRRLVGTAFKTCTVAVGMALVVVLLLPYVSSIVSLVALVAVGVVAWLMLAVGSGMLDLRWAVSQLS